From Topomyia yanbarensis strain Yona2022 chromosome 1, ASM3024719v1, whole genome shotgun sequence, one genomic window encodes:
- the LOC131676020 gene encoding uncharacterized protein LOC131676020 has protein sequence MRVLKAFAMDSFSADVNRAKRKSKATELASSVILKSLEQRSRRRDQPQLDFDGYPPSVYTRQASRRAGRETPEETNDDDEVEETTRFGEGGKVTLQIPGKLFGNATNLFLTLAKLFGDFITNSAYRKARFLKLFQPLFGRNLYIQIPMSTTESNDI, from the exons ATGCGAGTACTGAAAGCTTTCGCGATG GACTCCTTCAGCGCCGACGTCAACCGAGCCAAGCGAAAATCCAAGGCAACGGAACTGGCTTCCAGTGTGATCCTGAAATCACTGGAACAGCGTAGCAGGAGACGTGACCAACCACAGCTGGACTTCGATGGCTATCCGCCATCTGTTTACACGCGGCAAGCGTCGCGTAGAGCCGGCCGCGAAACACCGGAGGAGACCAACGATGACGATGAGGTCGAAGAGACGACCCGATTCGGCGAGGGTGGCAAAGTTACGCTGCAGATCCCGGGGAAGCTGTTTGGCAATGCAACGAATTTGTTTCTGACGCTGGCGAAGCTGTTCGGTGATTTCATCACG AACTCAGCCTATCGGAAGGCCCGCTTCCTCAAACTCTTCCAGCCGCTGTTTGGACGGAATTTGTACATACAAATACCGATGAGCACAACGGAATCGAATGACATTTGA